Proteins co-encoded in one Setaria viridis chromosome 9, Setaria_viridis_v4.0, whole genome shotgun sequence genomic window:
- the LOC117835900 gene encoding GATA transcription factor 18: MPDADVDAEMRDAAAAAAAPAGDDGEDDTGEEDDDEDDIDDEDEEEPTAPVPVPPVEPPVPAPVSVLPGNPNQLTLLFQGEVYVFESVTPDKVQAVLLLLGRGELPPGSTGMVLPNQNENKGYDDILRRTDIPAKRVASLIRFREKRKERNFDKKIRYAVRKEVALRMQRRKGQFAGRASLEGESPGPGCDPGSQSSGLDFVSRESKCQNCGTSEKMTPAMRRGPAGPRTLCNACGLMWANKGTLRSCPKAKVESPAVAIEQGGSDNKALMAPKNDNVSASNSEATSAAETGAPKAP; encoded by the exons ATGCCCGACGCGGACGTCGACGCCGAGatgcgcgacgccgccgccgccgccgccgcacccgccggcgacgacggcgaggacgacaccggggaggaggacgacgacgaagacgacatcgacgacgaggacgaggaggagccgaCCGCGCCGGTGCCTGTACCGCCCGTGGAGCCTCCCGTCCCGGCGCCCGTCTCGGTCTTGCCTGGAAACCCGAACCAGCTGACGCTGCTCTTCCAGGGCGAGGTCTACGTGTTCGAATCCGTCACCCCCGACAAG GTTCAAGCTGTCCTGTTACTGTTAGGACGTGGTGAACTACCACCTGGTTCAACTGGCATGGTTTTACCTAATCAAAATGAGAACAAG GGGTATGATGACATACTTCGGAGGACAGACATTCCTGCAAAAAGGGTTGCTTCTCTAATTAGGTTCCGTGAAAAACGGAAGGAAAGGAATTTTGATAAGAAAATACGTTATGCAGTTCGCAAAGAAGTTGCACTCAG GATGCAGCGCCGGAAGGGGCAATTTGCTGGAAGGGCCAGTCTGGAGGGAGAATCTCCAGGTCCTGGCTGTGATCCTGGTTCCCAAAGCTCAGGCCTAGATTTCGTATCTCGTGAATCAAA GTGTCAGAACTGCGGTACTAGTGAAAAGATGACCCCAGCAATGCGCCGTGGCCCTGCTGGCCCAAGGACTCTGTGCAATGCTTGTGGATTGATGTGGGCAAACAAG GGTACGCTGAGAAGTTGCCCCAAGGCAAAAGTTGAATCTCCTGCGGTTGCAATTGAGCAG GGTGGAAGTGACAACAAAGCACTGATGGCACCGAAGAATGACAACGTTTCTGCAAGCAACAGCGAAGC CACAAGTGCAGCAGAGACAGGAGCGCCAAAGGCGCCGTGA